A window from Urocitellus parryii isolate mUroPar1 chromosome 1, mUroPar1.hap1, whole genome shotgun sequence encodes these proteins:
- the Vil1 gene encoding villin-1 translates to MTNLSAQVKGSLNTTTPGVQIWRIEAMQMVPVQSSTYGSFFDGDCYVLLAIHKTGSNLSYDIHYWIGKDSSQDEQGAAAIYTTQMDDFLKGRAVQHREVQGNESEAFRGYFKQGLVIRKGGVASGMKQVETNSYDVRRLLHVKGKRNVVAGEVEMSWSSFNRGDVFLLDLGKLIIQWNGPESNRMERLRGMTLAKEIRDQERGGRSYVGVVDGENESATPQLMEVMNHVLGQRRELKAAVADTVVEPALKAALKLYHVSDSGGKLVVREVATRPLTQDLLSHEDCYILDQGGLKIYVWKGKAANAEERKGAMNQALNFIKAKQYPPSTQVEVQNDGAESAVFQQLFQKWTVPNKSSGLGKTYTVGSVAKVEQVKFDATSMHVQPQVAAQQKMVDDGSGEVQVWRIEDLELVPLESKWLGHFYGGDCYLLLYTYLIGEKQHYLLYIWQGSQASQDEIAASAYQAVILDQKYNDEPVQILVRMGKEPPHLMSIFKGHMVVYQGGSSRANNLEPVPSTRLFQVRGTSANNTKAFEVPARATSLNSNDVFILKTSSCCYLWCGKGCSGDEREMAKMVADTISRTEKQVVVEGQEPANFWMALGGKAPYANTKRLQEETLAIAPRLFECSNQTGRFLATEIPDFNQDDLEEDDVFLLDVWDQVFFWIGKHAKEEEKKAAAVTVQEYLKTHPSGRDPETPIIVVKQGHEPPTFTGWFLAWDPFKWSNTKSYEDLKAELANSGDWSQITAEVISPKLDMFNANTSLSSGPLPIFPLEQLVNKPVEELPEGVDPSRKEEHLSIDDFTKALGMTPAAFSALPRWKQQNLKKEKGLF, encoded by the exons ATGACAAACCTGAGCGCCCAAGTCAAAGGCTCCCTCAACACCACCACTCCAGGGGTGCAGATATGGAGGATCGAG GCCATGCAAATGGTGCCCGTGCAGTCCAGCACCTATGGGAGCTTCTTCGATGGTGACTGCTATGTGCTCCTGGCT ATCCACAAGACAGGCAGCAACCTGTCCTATGACATCCACTACTGGATCGGCAAGGACTCCTCTCAGGATGAGCAGGGGGCGGCTGCCATCTACACGACGCAGATGGATGACTTCCTGAAGGGCCGGGCTGTCCAGCACCGTGAGGTCCAGGGCAACGAGAGCGAGGCCTTCCGAGGCTACTTCAAGCAGGGCCTTGT GATCCGGAAAGGGGGTGTGGCTTCTGGCATGAAGCAGGTGGAGACCAACTCCTATGATGTCCGGCGGCTGCTGCATGTCAAGGGCAAGAGGAACGTGGTGGCCGGAGAG GTGGAGATGTCTTGGAGTAGTTTCAACCGAGGTGATGTTTTCCTCCTGGACCTTGGAAAGCTTATCATCCAGTGGAATGGGCCAGAGAGTAACCGCATGGAGAGACTCAGG GGCATGACCCTAGCCAAGGAGATCCGAGACCAGGAGCGGGGCGGGCGCAGCTACGTGGGCGTGGTGGACGGGGAGAACGAGTCAGCCACCCCGCAGCTGATGGAGGTGATGAACCACGTGCTGGGCCAGCGCAGGGAGCTGAAGGCAGCTGTGGCCGACACGGTGGTGGAGCCGGCACTCAAGGCGGCCCTCAAGCTGTACCA TGTGTCTGACTCAGGGGGAAAACTGGTGGTTAGGGAGGTTGCCACTCGGCCACTCACACAGGACCTGCTAAGCCATGAG GACTGTTATATCCTGGACCAGGGGGGCCTGAAGATCTACGTGTGGAAAGGGAAAGCGGCCAAtgcagaggagaggaagggcGCCATGAACCAGGCCCTG AACTTCATCAAAGCCAAGCAGTACCCACCAAGCACTCAGGTGGAGGTGCAGAATGATGGGGCCGAGTCAGCCGTCTTCCAGCAGCTCTTCCAAAAGTGGACAGTGCCCAACAAGAGCTCAGGCCTGGGCAAAACCTACACCGTGGGCTCCGTGG CCAAAGTGGAGCAGGTGAAGTTTGATGCCACATCCATGCACGTGCAGCCTCAGGTGGCCGCCCAGCAGAAGATGGTGGATGACGGGAGCGGGGAGGTGCAG GTGTGGCGCATTGAAGACCTCGAGCTGGTGCCCTTGGAATCCAAGTGGTTAGGCCACTTCTATGGGGGAGACTGCTACCTGCTGCTCTACACTTACCTCATCGGCGAGAAGCAGCACTACCTGCTCTACATCTGGCAG GGCAGCCAGGCCAGCCAGGATGAAATCGCAGCCTCAGCCTATCAAGCTGTCATCTTGGACCAGAAGTATAATGATGAGCCGGTCCAGATCCTGGTCCGGATGGGCAAGGAGCCACCCCACCTCATGTCCATCTTCAAGGGACACATGGTGGTCTACCAG GGAGGCAGCTCCCGGGCCAACAACTTGGAGCCTGTACCCTCCACGAGGTTGTTCCAGGTCCGGGGAACCAGTGCCAACAACACCAAGGCCTTTGAGGTCCCAGCCCGGGCCACCTCCCTCAACTCCAATGATGTCTTCATCCTGAAGACCTCATCCTGTTGCTATCTGTGGTGTGGAAAG GGCTGCAGTGGGGATGAACGGGAGATGGCCAAGATGGTTGCTGACACCATTTCCCGGACGGAGAAGCAAGTGGTGGTAGAAGGGCAGGAACCAGCTAACTTCTGGATGGCCTTGGGTGGGAAGGCCCCCTATGCCAATACCAAGAG ACTACAGGAGGAAACCCTGGCCATCGCCCCCCGGCTCTTTGAATGTTCCAACCAGACTGGGCGCTTCCTGGCCACGGAGATCCCAGATTTCAATCAGGACGACTTGGAGGAAGATGATGTGTTCCTGCTGGATGTCTGGGACCAG GTCTTCTTCTGGATAGGGAAGCATgccaaagaggaggagaagaaggccGCGGCCGTCACCGTGCAAGAGTACCTCAAGACCCATCCCAGTGGCCGCGACCCCGAGACCCCCATCATTGTGGTGAAGCAGGGACATGAGCCCCCCACCTTCACAGGCTGGTTCCTGGCGTGGGATCCCTTCAAGTGGAGT AATACCAAATCCTATGAGGACCTGAAGGCAGAGCTTGCGAACTCTGGGGATTGGAGCCAGATCACTGCT GAGGTCATAAGCCCCAAATTGGACATGTTCAATGCCAACACCAGCCTCAGTTCTGGACCACTGCCCATCTTTCCCCTGGAGCAGCTGGTGAACAAGCCTGTGGAGGAGCTCCCTGAAGGTGTGGACCCCAGCAGGAAGGAG GAGCACCTGTCCATTGATGACTTCACCAAGGCCCTGGGGATGACACCAGCTGCATTCTCTGCCTTGCCTCGATGGAAGCAACAAAacctcaagaaagaaaaaggactatTTTGA